In the Malassezia vespertilionis chromosome 1, complete sequence genome, one interval contains:
- a CDS encoding uncharacterized protein (EggNog:ENOG503P8ZD): MRDAFYTQLLASSPTQVGFNESNQETINSDGLSSTPDEGFDIVDDDRRNTHNDSVTDVGEIDDAHNCVTESTSTSDTDDSDMAKQIDAAGEGESLLGSDSSDDDERLAKEEEYLIQEVIQGSHNRGACFDNSAGKVFDINNEDNPREHNEFWNSLSPNVRTQENGVLGEEMFKPQRGFASSPEPSFSDFFVSSDEMDAQQTEDDCDDDEMLTTDEDSMSGSESDSSISNASLSTPLLAHYGAAQTDSDQNDTLYDGEELDEDGSLKSAIPLLVIEDLDGRLIYARAGDGEAVFGSDGEFEFAEESEDESSSDEFSDFAQTHSYKAENKTGTDTTLSNTEHSGVDTLDGDTTDELPDEDMPYPRLLVGSVAPKGGKNARRAREIAARCRLLSPRPSSVLTSAGRSTFSRVPSALSMISKVADDQTDASSESPEPVGNAKEAATGAKLFRDAKTREGNFVKPEMGEFMPAMSKSVRRAVIDGSHRAPSPFIDRNRLQHALGRKRQGKGDAEDSLEHALQGSRRLKRKRAPTQNSFHALTNRGPLADLTSQNMSSNPESMDQGSMMDLCDVLDENLLWQEVDSQEPPCDNDDHGELVSRDTHANAKQRSRSRSQSSAQEGGGLGLNYNAFARWNRIPMAAFRDSQKQAGGTTSPALPSSAYTVSQNSPNAYLLMHPLHTDRKQYLSNPMRTPSRLRKQKTPFRRGSGSLHDQQIADSPLHRTLADSTLSPDDNRQAGMVSSLSSLPDFDARKQDTGSQTSAKFGDHTVVGGRFLVSPMLRPVKHIGRKQSTGNLGAPSSSDPLPKVDYTAPLSGAPVRKVTKKEKREKLARRAALKRHSLDRSDRLGDSISSPHIAP, from the coding sequence atgcgcgacgcattcTATACACAGCTGTTGGCCTCTTCGCCAACGCAAGTCGGATTCAACGAATCCAACCAAGAAACGATAAACAGTGATGGTCTATCTTCTACACCCGACGAGGGCTTTGATATTGTAGACGATGACCGGCGCAACACACACAATGACAGTGTGACGGACGTCGGTGAAATTGATGATGCGCACAACTGTGTGACTGAATCCACATCCACTTCTGACACGGATGATTCTGACATGGCCAAGCAAATTGATGCAGCTGGTGAAGGTGAATCTTTACTTGGCTCTGACAGCTCTGACGATGACGAACGTCTGGCCAAGGAGGAGGAGTACCTTATTCAAGAAGTGATACAAGGCAGCCACAATAGGGGTGCATGCTTTGATAACAGTGCTGGGAAAGTATTTGACATTAATAACGAAGACAATCCAAGAGAACATAACGAATTTTGGAATTCTCTATCGCCAAACGTCAGGACCCAAGAGAATGgggtgcttggcgaggaAATGTTCAAGCCGCAACGCGGGTTTGCTTCATCCCCTGAACCATCTTTTTCCGACTTCTTTGTGTCGTCTGATGAGAtggatgcgcagcaaacGGAGGACGACTGCGATGACGACGAAATGCTTACGACCGATGAAGATTCTATGAGTGGTTCAGAAAGCGACTCTTCTATCAGCAATGCATCGCTTTCAACACCTCTGCTTGCCCATTacggtgctgcgcaaacAGACAGTGATCAAAATGACACTTTATATGATGGAGAGGAGCTGGACGAAGATGGGTCACTAAAGAGTGCTATCCCATTGCTTGTAATCGAGGATCTCGACGGCCGGCTTATATACGCTAGGGCCGGAGATGGCGAAGCTGTCTTTGGCTCGGATGGCGAATTTGAATTTGCCGAAGAGAGCGAAGATGAGAGTTCCAGCGACGAATTTTCCGACTTTGCGCAGACGCATTCCTACAAGGCAGAGAACAAGACAGGTACTGATACGACCTTGTCGAACACCGAACACTCTGGTGTGGATACTCTTGACGGTGATACGACCGACGAATTACCTGATGAGGACATGCCCTATCCAAGACTACTGGTCGGATCAGTTGCGCCCAAGGGTGGGAAAAAtgcccgccgcgctcgcgagattgcggcgcgatgTAGGCTACTCTCTCCTAGGCCGTCTTCTGTGCTAACATCGGCTGGTCGCAGTACTTTTTCGCGGGTTCCTAGTGCTCTTTCCATGATTTCTAAGGTTGCCGACGACCAGACTGATGCGTCCTCAGAGAGCCCCGAGCCAGTTGGCAATGCGAAAGAAGCAGCAACTGGGGCCAAGCTTTTTCGAGACGCAAAGACTAGAGAAGGCAACTTTGTGAAGCCCGAAATGGGGGAGTTTATGCCCGCAATGTCAAAGtctgtgcgtcgcgctgtgATTGACGGATCACATCGTGCGCCATCCCCATTCATCGACCGTAACCGCTTGCAACATGCGCTGGGCCGCAAACGGCAAGGGAAGGGAGATGCTGAAGATTCGTTGGAGCATGCATTGCAAGGGTCTCGGCGCTTGAAGCGCAAGAGAGCGCCGACTCAAAATTCTTTTCATGCACTTACAAATCGTGGGCCTTTGGCGGATCTTACGAGCCAAAACATGTCTTCCAACCCTGAGTCTATGGACCAAGGATCGATGATGGATCTGTGCGACGTACTGGATGAGAATCTTCTCTGGCAGGAAGTTGACAGCCAAGAACCCCCGTGCGACAACGATGATCATGGCGAACTGGTTTCCCGAGATACGCATGCGAATGCAAAGCAACGTagccgcagccgcagccaATCGTCCGCGCAGGAAGGAGGTGGGCTTGGTTTGAACTACAATGCATTCGCGCGTTGGAATCGTATTCCCATGGCGGCATTTCGTGACTCGCAAAAGCAAGCTGGTGGTACAACTTCACCGGCACTTCCTTCTTCGGCGTATACAGTGAGTCAGAACTCGCCGAACGCGTATCTGTTGATGCATCCATTGCATACGGATCGAAAGCAATATTTGTCTAATCCCATGCGAACCCCTTCTCGCCTACGAAAACAAAAGACACCATTCCGACGTGGCTCAGGAAGCCTTCATGACCAGCAAATTGCGGACTCGCCGCTCCACCGGACGTTGGCTGACTCTACGCTGTCACCGGACGATAACCGCCAGGCGGGGATGGTATCCTCACTTTCATCTTTGCCTGACTTTGATGCAAGAAAACAAGATACCGGATCACAAACATCCGCCAAATTTGGTGATCACACAGTTGTTGGTGGTCGATTCCTGGTTTCGCCAATGCTGAGGCCTGTGAAACATATAGGCCGAAAGCAATCGACAGGGAATCTTGGTGCGCCCAGCTCGTCCGATCCGCTTCCCAAAGTCGACTATACCGCGCCATTGTCTGGCGCACCTGTACGGAAAGTAACAAAGAAGGAAAAACGCGAGAAAttggcgcgtcgtgcggcTCTGAAACGACACAGTTTAGATCGGTCAGACCGACTCGGCGATAGCATTAGCTCTCCCCACATTGCCCCTTAG
- the NOG1 gene encoding Nucleolar GTP-binding protein 1 (BUSCO:EOG092619NK; COG:S; EggNog:ENOG503NUDD) yields the protein MSATLKASISPVPTANDFLDIVLSKTQRKTPTVIHPGFKITRIRSFYMRKIMFTKDAFVEKLQAILSEFPVLENLHPFTSSLMNVLYDKNHYKLALGQINTARHLIEQVAKDYVRLIKFGDSLFRCKQLKRAALGRMATIMRRNKDPLAYLEQVRQHISRLPSIDPSTRTLVICGYPNVGKSSFINKVTRADVDVQPYAFTTKSLFVGHMDYKYLRWQVIDTPGILDHPLEEMNTIEMQAITALAHLRSAILYFMDLSEQCGYTIEAQVQLFNSIKPLFANKPTFLVVNKIDVARLEDLDDERAQMVRSVLDESNGNVQLKEISTFTDQGIMDLKQTACETLLATRVEGKIRGPKGDAITNRLHVAVPQRRDDVERKPYVPAAIAEGTRKKYSLDDPARFRTEKDVQEEQGGAGVHNIDMKKCYILEKEDWKYDTIPEIYEGKNIADFVDPDILNSLDKLEREEEKLEADGFYDESDEELNEEERQVYSAAQTIKQRKQQAKLQAQNKKTLKARAQIPRTLQHRSLSQLSESMRASGIDPSNIERRAELLAKAKGLVGKRKSRMEDDEDVDMDENDDTMGDSMSVEEATPDETHRKKMRSTSSKGPATLTRGKSATTATTNKSGGHVSARAGAARIPASQRQFAGLHDDSQEKKARSLHSFGIRGRNMEARASESDRRIPETMPKWLFAGKRGKGSTRSR from the coding sequence ATGTCTGCGACACTCAAGGCGTCTATCTCGCCTGTACCTACGGCAAATGACTTCTTGGATATTGTACTTTCGAAAACTCAACGCAAAACCCCTACCGTTATTCATCCTGGGTTCAAGATCACTCGTATTCGTTCCTTTTACATGCGTAAGATTATGTTCACAAAAGATGCGTTTGTAGAGAAGTTGCAGGCTATCCTGAGCGAGTTTCCTGTGTTGGAGAATTTGCATCCCTTTACTTCGTCGCTAATGAATGTCTTGTACGACAAAAATCACTACAAGCTAGCCCTTGGACAAATCAATACGGCTCGCCACTTGATCGAGCAGGTCGCCAAAGATTATGTGCGATTGATAAAGTTCGGAGACAGTCTTTTTCGCTGCAAGCAGTTAAAACGTGCGGCCTTGGGTCGTATGGCGACAatcatgcgccgcaacaaGGACCCTCTGGCATACTTGGAGCAAGTGCGCCAACATATTTCCCGTCTTCCCTCCATTGATCCATCCACTCGCACACTGGTAATTTGCGGATACCCGAATGTGGGCAAGTCTAGCTTCATTAACAAGGTGACGCGTGCAGATGTTGATGTGCAGCCCTATGCATTTACCACCAAATCGTTGTTTGTCGGCCATATGGATTATAAATACCTTCGTTGGCAAGTGATTGACACGCCCGGTATCTTGGATCATCCTCTGGAGGAAATGAATACTATTGAAATGCAGGCAATCACCGCGCtggcgcatttgcgctcGGCCATTTTGTACTTTATGGATCTCTCCGAGCAATGTGGATACACGATTGAGGCGCAGGTACAGCTCTTTAACAGCATCAAACCGCTTTTCGCAAACAAGCCGACGTTTTTGGTTGTGAATAAAATTGACGTGGCGCGACTGGAAGATTTGGATGACGAGCGTGCACAgatggtgcgcagcgtcctTGATGAGTCCAATGGAAATGTTCAGCTGAAAGAGATTAGCACGTTTACCGACCAGGGTATCATGGATCTGAAGCAAACAGCGTGTGAGACTTTGCTCGCTACGCGGGTAGAAGGCAAGATCCGCGGCCCCAAAGGAGACGCGATCACGAACCGTTTGCATGTCGCTGTCCCGCAAAGGCGCGACGATGTGGAACGGAAGCCATACGTACCTGCTGCCATTGCGGAAGGTACGCGCAAGAAGTACAGCCTTGATGACCCCGCGCGCTTCAGGACTGAGAAGGATGTTCAAGAGGAACAGGGTGGTGCTGGTGTGCACAACATTGATATGAAGAAGTGTTACATTCTCGAGAAAGAGGACTGGAAATACGACACCATTCCTGAGATTTACGAAGGCAAAAACATTGCTGATTTTGTGGATCCCGACATTTTGAACTCGCTCGATAAGCTTGAGCGCGAAGAGGAGAAGCTTGAGGCCGACGGCTTTTACGATGAAAGCGACGAGGAACTTAACGAAGAGGAAAGGCAGGTTTACTCTGCCGCACAGACAATCAAGCAGCGGAAGCAACAAGCCAAACTTCAGGCGCAAAATAAAAAGACTCTTAAAGCGCGTGCTCAAATACCCAGGACCTTGCAGCACCGCTCTTTGTCACAATTGTCGGAAAGCATGCGCGCTTCCGGTATCGATCCGAGCAATATTGAGAGGCGCGCTGAGCTTCTTGCGAAAGCGAAAGGATTGGTCGGAAAGCGCAAGAGCCGCATGGAAGACGACGAAGATGTGGATATGGATGAGAACGATGACACTATGGGCGACAGTATGTCTGTCGAGGAAGCGACTCCGGACGAGACGCATCGTAAAAAGATGCGTAGCACGTCCAGTAAAGGACCTGCTACCCTTAcgcgcggaaaaagcgctACTACGGCAACGACGAACAAGTCGGGTGGCCACGTgtctgcacgcgcaggcgctgcgcgtatCCCTGCAAGTCAGCGTCAGTTTGCGGGTCTCCACGATGATAGCCAAGAAAAGAAAGCACGCTCCCTGCACAGCTTCGGTATTCGTGGCCGCAACATGGAGGCGCGTGCAAGTGAGTCTGACCGTCGCATCCCAGAAACCATGCCTAAATGGCTCTTTgccggcaagcgcggcaaaggtTCTACGCGCAGTCGCTAA
- a CDS encoding uncharacterized protein (EggNog:ENOG503PKGE), with the protein MSKQKGIESKSKSDPVGAANDVLKIKDVLEADGDLWFSNNLVSGTGDDEQVPWGHGAEFKPTPAALGNYLSGYALIPDSFNGFKLNRSMVFRTEGSKSVKVPFYVNANYDADSIERVVLIWPGQWRDSWKYINIMGNAQRVAETHDQLNIDKSKILLISPMFFNQKDADSGAAGDDELYFKNAGWAVGDTSRGPSGFTNVSSFEVMDFFLDHIFDKSNFPNVKHAVMAGHSMGAQATQRYALFGKPKKAYRDNISYWIGNPGSYTWLDEKYYNSSSSCDSASKWPFGFDHAPKYAEKKAKNKESTISRYGDRRILYSFGLNDNGGQSDRCAPNTQGPNRLARGALYVKSLKSVFGDFPSNQLVDFVECVSHQDYPMMAKFRTLEFVFSSRTD; encoded by the exons ATGAG caagcaAAAAGGTATTGAATCCAAGTCAAAAAGCGATCCGGTTGGTGCTGCCAATGATGTGTTAAAAATCAAGGATGTTCTCGAAGCTGACGGGGATCTTTGGTTCTCGAACAATCTCGTTTCTGGCACTGGTGATGATGAGCAAGTTCCGTGGGGACATGGCGCAGAGTTCAAGCCTACCCCGGCTGCGTTGGGCAATTATCTTTCTGGCTATGCATTAATCCCGGACTCTTTTAATGGTTTCAAGCTAAACCGCTCTATGGTTTTCCGCACTGAAGGCAGCAAGTCCGTCAAGGTTCCGTTTTACGTTAATGCGAATTATGATGCCGATAGCATTGAACGCGTAGTTCTTATCTGGCCGGGCCAATGGCGCGATTCATGGAAATACATCAATATAATGGGTAATGCTCAGAGAGTGGCCGAAACGCACGACCAGCTGAACATTGACAAGAGCAAAATTCTCTTAATCTCTCCGATGTTTTTTAACCAGAAAGATGCTGACTCTGGCGCGGCAGGAGACGATGAGCTGTACTTCAAAAATGCTGGCTGGGCCGTTGGTGATACATCGCGTGGTCCTTCTGGCTTTACAAATGTGAGCTCCTTTGAAGTAATGGACTTTTTCTTGGACCATATCTTTGACAAGAGTAATTTCCCGAATGTAAAGCACGCAGTCATGGCCGGTCATTCTATgggcgcacaagccacgCAGCGCTACGCGCTTTTTGGCAAGCCAAAGAAGGCATACCGAGACAATATCAGTTACTGGATCGGCAACCCGGGCTCTTATACCTGGCTTGATGAGAAGTACTACAACTCCAGCTCTTCGTGCGATTCGGCCAGCAAGTGGCCATTTGGTTTTGATCACGCGCCAAAATACGCAGAGAAGAAGGCCAAAAATAAGGAAAGCACCATTTCCCGCTATGGCGATCGCCGCATCCTTTACTCGTTTGGTTTAAATGACAATGGTGGCCAAAGTGATCGGTGCGCACCGAACACGCAGGGTCCAAACCGTCTCGCACGAGGTGCACTCTACGTAAAGTCGCTCAAGAGCGTTTTTGGAGACTTTCCTAGCAATCAACTCGTCGATTTTGTGGAATGCGTGTCTCACCAAGACTACCCCATGATGGCCAAGTTTCGCACCTTGGAGTTTGTTTTCAGCTCGCGTACGGACTAA
- a CDS encoding uncharacterized protein (TransMembrane:1 (o492-511i); EggNog:ENOG503P6MB): protein MSDSVRAQNIRMKRDHGKHSMVRRQQPDFNYVNSIATIQNPNDAINAVLGLPGVGDSSQSWAKPENGLLNPNTDDGDSTQVVWFSDVPFTQPPNNDGYADGNWKSIPDYISTQALNFTLNTTFAVTDQQSSDVPGQPVVQPFYVNQNYDPTKIKRALIVFPGKPRDSWKYATLFSNALNAILTKQLYNIKPEEVLIIAPAVLNTDDKDASDSQDGSLGDNWLIYKGSNWESGGSSKAPTLNNSITFYSMLDRFATELMNQTKYPQLKNLVFAGHSMGGQAVARYAMLKKQTKYDGSIKYWIGNPGSWAWVSSSTDSTASDRPNPNPAEPCPDPMQRERWPYGIGNQSSIPKYARKRYTNNGLGYTDVFLNRTVHYSLGLLDNGAGSTQCEAQYQGGTHLQRGAYFASAVGIAHGDNMLPPTHNVSFIAGVSHQDYPMIAATQSLDFLFGQDYDKPRQDTFGIHKTRPPKTPSNSPSDGDEEEDWESSTYRTVAWVVLVVIIVILIVGFFAFDRIFKPNTLDWDRDYWEATDAKQRLL from the coding sequence ATGTCTGActctgtgcgtgcgcaaaataTACGTATGAAACGCGACCATGGGAAACATAGCATGGTCCGGCGGCAGCAACCCGACTTCAACTATGTGAACAGCATTGCAACCATTCAAAATCCAAACGATGCCATTAATGCTGTCTTGGGCCTTCCTGGAGTCGGGGATAGTTCACAGTCATGGGCGAAACCAGAAAACGGACTTCTCAATCCCAATACCGACGATGGTGATAGCACCCAGGTGGTGTGGTTTTCCGATGTCCCATTCACACAACCGCCGAATAACGATGGCTATGCGGATGGAAATTGGAAATCCATCCCTGACTACATTTCTACGCAGGCATTAAATTTCACGCTGAATACGACCTTTGCCGTTACTGACCAGCAATCGAGTGATGTGCCAGGACAACCTGTTGTGCAGCCATTCTATGTGAACCAAAATTATGATCCAACAAAAATTAAGCGGGCATTGATTGTTTTCCCGGGTAAGCCGCGTGATTCTTGGAAGTATGCCACTCTGTTTTCGAATGCCTTGAACGCTATCTTGACCAAGCAGCTTTACAATATCAAGCCCGAAGAAGTTCTTATTATTGCGCCTGCCGTGTTGAACACTGATGATAAGGATGCTAGTGATTCTCAGGACGGCAGTCTGGGAGATAACTGGCTGATCTACAAAGGCTCGAACTGGGAATCGGGCGGTAGTTCGAAAGCACCGACACTGAACAACTCGATCACCTTTTACTCGATGCTGGATCGTTTCGCTACGGAGCTGATGAACCAAACAAAATATCCGCAGTTGAAAAACCTTGTTTTCGCCGGACACTCTATGGGTGGCCAAGCAGTCGCCCGTTATGCAATGTTGAAAAAACAGACAAAGTATGACGGCAGTATCAAGTATTGGATTGGAAACCCAGGTTCTTGGGCATGGGTTTCTTCGTCAACAGACTCTACGGCGAGTGACAGACCTAACCCAAATCCTGCTGAACCTTGTCCAGACccgatgcagcgcgagagGTGGCCATATGGCATTGGTAATCAATCGAGCATTCCTAAATACGCGAGGAAGCGCTATACAAACAACGGTCTCGGCTATACGGATGTATTTTTGAACCGTACAGTTCATTATTCGTTGGGTTTGCTAGACAATGGTGCTGGTAGCACACAGTGTGAGGCACAGTACCAGGGCGGCACACATTTGCAGCGTGGCGCCTATTTTGCGAGCGCAGTCGGGATTGCGCACGGAGATAATATGCTTCCTCCGACACACAATGTTTCTTTCATTGCTGGCGTCTCGCATCAAGACTATCCCATGATTGCTGCCACACAGTCTCTTGATTTCCTCTTTGGGCAAGACTATGACAAGCCCCGACAAGATACTTTCGGTATTCACAAGACACGTCCTCCCAAGACTCCGTCGAATTCTCCTTCTGATggcgacgaagaagaggatTGGGAGTCGAGCACATACCGCACCGTTGCATGGGTCGTGCTGGTGGTAATTATTGTCATTCTCATTGTCGGATTCTTTGCGTTTGACCGTATTTTCAAGCCAAACACACTGGATTGGGATCGCGACTACTGGGAGGCTACggatgccaagcagcgtctCTTGTAA
- the ARD1 gene encoding N-terminal amino-acid N(alpha)-acetyltransferase NatA (EggNog:ENOG503NU74; COG:S) yields the protein MNIRQAGVDDLLGMQNCNLHNLPENYTMRYYFYHALTWPQLSYVAEDEKGNIVGYILGKMYARIVSKLIHREEEPADGVPNGHVTSISVLRSHRRLGLANKLMSLSQISMRDTFGAHFVSLHVRETNRAAIGLYTQSLGFQVHGVEHKYYADGENALAMRLQLK from the exons ATGAATATCCGCCAAGCGGGG GTGGATGACTTGCTAGGAATGCAAAACTGCAATTTGCATAATCTTCCTGAGAATTATACCATGCGATACT ACTTTTACCATGCACTTACGTGGCCGCAACTCTCGTATGTTGCCGAGGACGAGAAGGGTAACATTGTCGGATATATCCTGGGGAAAATGTATGCACGCATTGTGTCCAAGCTGATCCACAGGGAAGAGGAGCCTGCAGATGGCGTCCCCAACGGACATGTGACGAGTATTTCCGTACTCCGATCCCACCGCCGTCTGGGTCTGGCCAACAAGCTGATGAGTCTCAGTC AAATTTCCATGCGCGAtacgtttggcgcgcattttGTTTCGCTGCATGTTCGCGAGACAAACCGTGCGGCGATTGGACTCTACACTCAGTCGCTGGGATTCCAGGTGCATGGTGTAGAGCACAAATATTACGCTGATGGAGAAAACGCATTGGCGATGCGGCTTCAACTGAAGTAA
- a CDS encoding uncharacterized protein (EggNog:ENOG503NW62; COG:I), translating into MFKEAEQWRKENNVNELYESFNFPEREAVSKIYPQYYHKIDANGRPVYIEQLGRLNIKELFEITTPERLIQQLIYEYEKFQRERLPVCSEIRHELIETSCTILDLKNVGVSQFWKVSSYVQQASKIGQYYYPETMGRFYIINAPFIFTTVWSVIKGWLDPVTTEKIQILGSSYIGELSKQIPVESIPSILGGKCNCPGGCGLSDAGPWNSPEGESIIKQVKTEKKLLVENYDRKLKGLPPVGEDQADSQEGADASAPTSKEEDGVSPVANASSQTFPRVAEQSFTNQSAVTNVSSHHSTTIAGAAPAILQPSGSLAESAQVIGSSDMIELPTSAPGELAPPISNQ; encoded by the exons ATGTTTAAAGAGGCAGAGCAATGGCGCAAGGAGAACAATGTGAACGAGCTTTACGAATCTTTTAACTTCCCCGAGAGGGAGGCCGTGAGCAAGATTTATCCCCAGTACTACCACAAGATTGACGCT AATGGCCGTCCTGTGTACATTGAACAACTCGGACGCCTGAACATCAAGGAGCTATTTGAAAT CACTACTCCAGAGCGACTCATCCAGCAACTCATCTACGAGTACGAAAAATTTCAGCGCGAGCGTCTGCCTGTCTGCTCAGAAATTCGCCACGAGTTGATTGAGACGAGCTGTACGATCTTGGATTTGAAGAATGTCGGTGTTAGCCAATTCTGGAAGGTTTCTAGCTACGTTCAGCAGGCTAGCAAGATTGGCCAGTACTACTACCCCGAGACCATGGGTCGTTTCTACATTATTAATGCGCCCTTTATCTTTACCACTGTCTGGTCTGTAATCAAGGGCTGGCTTGACCCTGTTACCACTGAAAAGATCCAAATCCTTGGCTCCAGCTACATTGGTGAACTCTCCAAGCAGATCCCAGTTGAGAGCATCCCTTCGATCTTGGGCGGCAAGTGCAACTGTCCTGGCGGGTGCGGGCTTTCCGACGCCGGCCCTTGGAACTCACCCGAGGGCGAAAGTATCATTAAGCAGGTCAAGACTGAAAAGAAACTACTTGTCGAAAATTATGACAGGAAACTCAAGGGCCTCCCGCCTGTCGGCGAGGACCAGGCTGATTCGCAAGAGGGCGCCGATGCTTCGGCGCCTACTTCAAAGGAAGAGGATGGCGTATCTCCCGTCGCGAACGCATCGAGCCAGACTTTCCCGCGAGTCGCCGAGCAGTCTTTTACAAACCAGTCTGCTGTGACAAACGTATCGTCACACCACTCAACGACAattgcaggcgctgcgcctgccaTCCTGCAGCCGAGCGGCTCGCTTGCGGAAAGCGCACAAGTGATCGGTTCCTCTGATATGATTGAACTGCCTACGTCGGCGCCCGGCGAACTTGCGCCTCCGATCTCCAACCAATAG